The Aeromicrobium sp. Sec7.5 genome window below encodes:
- a CDS encoding NAD-dependent epimerase/dehydratase family protein, translating to MGKVVLVTGVSDSFATLVARSLADEPSIEKVVGVDTVLPDGDLSGVKFVRADIRTPVIGKVIAVEDVDTVVHLDLSPQVRGRGGGKELNVIGTMQLLAACQRSSVVRKLVLGSSTAVYGSSPRDPALFRESTSARGGVRSGFPKDIVEVESYARGFARRRPEVLITTVRSAHLLDVDHFSPLGQYFRSAALPAALGYDPRLQFVHVQDLLAVLEESVRKDRPGTFNVAGDGVVLLSQAARRLGRPVVPVPPFGFAGGARRVLRAVGSDISPDLHRLLMYGRVVDTSALKEIFGFEPTYTTEQILEQFRRTVRPGVLSGLGARA from the coding sequence ATGGGCAAGGTCGTTCTGGTCACCGGCGTCTCCGACTCCTTCGCCACCCTCGTGGCACGGAGCCTTGCCGACGAGCCCTCGATCGAGAAGGTCGTCGGTGTCGACACCGTCCTCCCGGACGGTGACCTGAGTGGCGTCAAGTTCGTTCGAGCCGACATCCGCACCCCGGTCATCGGCAAGGTCATCGCGGTCGAGGACGTCGACACCGTCGTGCACCTCGACCTCAGCCCGCAGGTACGAGGTCGAGGCGGCGGCAAGGAGCTCAACGTCATCGGCACGATGCAGCTGCTGGCCGCGTGCCAGCGCTCGTCGGTCGTCCGCAAGCTCGTGCTGGGTTCGTCGACCGCGGTCTACGGCTCCTCGCCGCGCGACCCGGCGCTGTTCCGCGAGTCCACGAGCGCCCGTGGGGGAGTCCGCTCGGGCTTCCCGAAGGACATCGTCGAGGTCGAGTCGTACGCGCGTGGTTTCGCGCGGCGCCGGCCTGAGGTGCTGATCACCACCGTGCGCTCCGCCCACCTGCTCGACGTCGACCACTTCTCGCCGCTCGGGCAGTACTTCCGCAGCGCCGCCCTGCCGGCGGCCCTCGGTTACGATCCGCGCCTGCAGTTCGTCCACGTGCAGGACCTCCTGGCGGTCCTCGAGGAGTCGGTCCGCAAGGACCGCCCGGGCACCTTCAACGTGGCCGGTGACGGCGTCGTGCTCCTGTCCCAGGCCGCTCGACGCCTCGGCCGACCGGTCGTGCCGGTGCCTCCCTTCGGCTTCGCCGGCGGAGCACGCCGTGTCCTGCGCGCCGTCGGGTCCGACATCTCGCCCGATCTGCACCGCCTCCTGATGTACGGGCGCGTGGTCGACACGTCCGCGCTGAAGGAGATCTTCGGCTTCGAGCCGACCTACACGACCGAGCAGATCCTGGAGCAGTTCCGCCGCACGGTGCGGCCCGGGGTCCTGTCCGGGCTGGGAGCTCGGGCATGA
- a CDS encoding 30S ribosomal protein bS22 → MGSVIKKRRKRMSKKKHRKMLKRTRVQRRRLGK, encoded by the coding sequence GTGGGTTCTGTCATCAAGAAGCGTCGCAAGCGGATGTCGAAGAAGAAGCACCGCAAGATGCTGAAGCGCACGCGCGTGCAGCGTCGTCGTCTGGGCAAGTAG
- a CDS encoding helix-turn-helix domain-containing protein, protein MASAGEFLTIAEVAAQMRVSKMTVYRLVHGGDLEAVRVGRSFRVTQKAVDDFIDKSFYQAG, encoded by the coding sequence ATGGCGTCCGCTGGCGAATTTCTGACCATTGCCGAAGTCGCGGCGCAGATGCGTGTCTCGAAGATGACCGTCTACCGTCTGGTGCACGGCGGTGACCTCGAGGCGGTGCGCGTCGGCCGCTCCTTCCGGGTCACGCAGAAGGCCGTCGACGACTTCATCGACAAGTCCTTCTACCAGGCCGGCTGA
- a CDS encoding acetoin utilization protein AcuC: protein MGHNHRPVVVFDEAVTSYNFGPTHPMAPVRVELTLELAGGLGVLDHLDLVGAVSATDDELAAIHSTSYIERVQKLSAHPIHRDLGIGLGGDDNPVFGGMHEASALIAGASVEAARRVWTGEAPRAANVAGGLHHAMPDRASGFCIYNDIALAIRWLLDHGAERVAYVDVDAHHGDGVQTMFWDDPRVLTVSIHEGPQTLFPGTGFATETGGSQAPGTAVNIPLPPGTSDAGWFRAFHALVPQVLREFKPQILITQHGCDSHMDDPLTNLMLSVDGQRQSYVVLRELADELCDGKWVVTGGGGYAVTEVVPRAWTHLLGIVADHPIDPATPTPADWQAFVQHRQGVVAPTRMSDGRTPTYRPWEQGFDPASWLDRSINATRQAVFPLVGIDPLY from the coding sequence GTGGGTCACAACCATCGTCCGGTCGTCGTGTTCGACGAGGCGGTCACGTCGTACAACTTCGGTCCGACCCACCCCATGGCGCCGGTCCGCGTCGAGCTGACGTTGGAGCTCGCCGGGGGGCTCGGGGTGCTCGACCACCTCGACCTGGTCGGAGCGGTCTCGGCCACCGACGACGAGCTCGCCGCGATCCACTCGACCAGCTACATCGAGCGGGTGCAGAAGCTCAGCGCCCACCCGATCCACCGCGACCTCGGCATCGGGCTCGGCGGTGACGACAACCCGGTCTTCGGCGGGATGCACGAGGCCAGCGCGCTCATCGCCGGCGCCAGCGTGGAGGCGGCTCGCCGCGTGTGGACCGGTGAGGCGCCCCGCGCCGCGAACGTCGCCGGCGGCCTGCACCACGCGATGCCCGACCGTGCCAGCGGCTTCTGCATCTACAACGACATCGCGCTGGCGATCCGCTGGCTGCTCGACCACGGGGCCGAGCGCGTCGCGTACGTCGACGTCGACGCCCACCACGGCGACGGCGTCCAGACGATGTTCTGGGACGACCCACGCGTCCTGACGGTGTCGATCCACGAGGGCCCGCAGACCTTGTTCCCCGGCACGGGGTTCGCGACCGAGACCGGCGGGTCGCAGGCGCCGGGCACCGCCGTCAACATCCCGCTGCCGCCCGGCACGTCGGACGCCGGCTGGTTCCGGGCGTTCCACGCGCTCGTGCCGCAGGTGCTGCGGGAGTTCAAGCCGCAGATCCTCATCACCCAGCACGGGTGCGACTCGCACATGGACGATCCGTTGACCAACCTGATGCTCAGCGTCGACGGCCAGCGTCAGTCGTACGTCGTGCTCCGCGAGCTCGCCGACGAGCTCTGCGACGGCAAGTGGGTCGTCACGGGCGGCGGGGGCTACGCCGTCACCGAGGTGGTGCCACGGGCGTGGACCCATCTGCTCGGCATCGTGGCCGACCATCCGATCGACCCCGCGACCCCGACCCCGGCCGACTGGCAGGCGTTCGTCCAGCACCGTCAGGGCGTCGTGGCGCCGACGCGCATGAGCGACGGACGCACGCCGACCTACCGCCCCTGGGAGCAGGGCTTCGACCCCGCGAGCTGGCTCGACCGGTCGATTAACGCGACCCGCCAGGCCGTCTTCCCGCTGGTCGGCATCGACCCGCTCTACTGA
- the proC gene encoding pyrroline-5-carboxylate reductase, whose translation MTTIAFLGAGVMGETILAAILRAGQAPGDVRVAEKSPDRAEALRSAHGVTVTDARSAVEGADVVVVAVKPQDVPAVLADVADAVSPSSTVVSIAAGVRTATFEAALPAGTAVVRAMPNTPALVGQGMFGISAGSSCTREQVEAVAALLGTAGEVVVVDESLQDAVTAVSGSGPAYVFYLVEQMIAGGVEAGLDEATARVLATRTLVGAATLLDRSGDEPAELRRRVTSPGGTTAAAIATFDESGVAAGLRAGVVAAARRSAELSG comes from the coding sequence ATGACGACGATCGCGTTCCTGGGTGCCGGTGTCATGGGCGAGACGATCCTCGCCGCGATCCTGAGGGCCGGTCAGGCTCCTGGCGACGTACGGGTCGCCGAGAAGAGCCCCGACCGGGCCGAGGCGCTCCGCTCGGCGCACGGTGTGACGGTGACCGACGCGCGTAGCGCGGTCGAAGGCGCCGACGTCGTCGTCGTGGCGGTCAAGCCCCAGGACGTGCCGGCGGTGCTCGCCGACGTGGCCGACGCCGTGTCGCCGTCGTCCACGGTCGTCTCGATCGCTGCGGGGGTGCGCACGGCGACCTTCGAAGCGGCACTTCCCGCCGGGACCGCCGTGGTGCGCGCCATGCCGAACACCCCGGCGCTGGTCGGCCAGGGAATGTTCGGCATCTCGGCGGGCTCGTCGTGCACGCGGGAGCAGGTCGAGGCCGTGGCCGCCCTGCTCGGCACCGCCGGCGAGGTCGTCGTGGTCGACGAGTCGCTGCAGGATGCCGTCACGGCGGTCTCGGGGTCCGGGCCCGCCTACGTCTTCTACCTCGTGGAGCAGATGATCGCCGGCGGGGTCGAGGCGGGGCTCGACGAGGCCACCGCTCGGGTGCTGGCCACCCGCACCCTCGTGGGGGCCGCGACGCTGCTCGACCGCTCCGGCGACGAGCCGGCCGAGCTGCGTCGGCGGGTCACCTCCCCCGGCGGCACGACGGCCGCGGCGATCGCCACGTTCGACGAGTCCGGTGTCGCCGCCGGACTGCGTGCCGGCGTCGTGGCGGCGGCCCGGCGCTCTGCGGAACTGTCCGGCTGA
- a CDS encoding bile acid:sodium symporter family protein: MRLDPFLLLLLAVAGVGTFLPATGDGLEVVKIGAMVTIGLLFFLYGARLSTADTLRNLRNWRLQLTILATTFVAFPLVGLLVRLTPESVLPGPLAAGVLLLCLVPSTVQGCVVYTRIAHGNTAAAVVSASTSNLVGVFLVPLYVALLMGGEGRVDGGSIARIVAQLLAPFAAGQLLRPLVGRWVERNDGWLKRFDRSAILVVVYVAFSEGAEAEIWSAVPASSFALVAVVCAALLALALGGTALVGRWGGFTRPDRMALMFCGSTKSLASGLPMVAVLFPGATAALIVLPLMIYHQFQLVVSSILAERLGRAAPEEPVG, from the coding sequence GTGCGACTCGATCCGTTCCTCCTGCTGCTCCTCGCGGTCGCCGGTGTCGGGACGTTCCTGCCGGCCACGGGCGACGGGCTCGAGGTCGTCAAGATCGGCGCAATGGTCACGATCGGGCTGCTGTTCTTCCTCTACGGCGCCCGACTCTCGACTGCCGACACCCTGCGCAACCTGCGCAACTGGCGCCTGCAGCTGACGATCCTCGCCACGACCTTCGTCGCGTTCCCGCTCGTCGGGCTGCTGGTGCGCCTGACGCCCGAGTCGGTCCTGCCGGGGCCGCTGGCAGCGGGGGTGCTGCTGCTCTGCCTCGTGCCGTCGACCGTGCAGGGCTGCGTCGTCTACACCCGGATCGCGCACGGGAACACCGCGGCGGCGGTCGTCAGCGCCTCGACGTCGAACCTCGTCGGGGTCTTCCTCGTCCCGCTCTACGTGGCGCTGCTGATGGGGGGCGAGGGTCGCGTCGACGGCGGCTCGATCGCCCGCATCGTCGCGCAGCTGCTCGCCCCGTTCGCCGCCGGCCAGCTGCTGCGCCCGCTGGTCGGTCGCTGGGTCGAGCGCAACGACGGCTGGCTCAAGCGGTTCGATCGCAGTGCGATCCTCGTCGTCGTGTACGTCGCGTTCAGCGAAGGTGCCGAGGCCGAGATCTGGTCGGCCGTGCCGGCCTCGTCGTTCGCACTGGTGGCCGTGGTCTGCGCGGCCCTGCTCGCGCTGGCCCTGGGCGGCACTGCCCTCGTGGGGCGCTGGGGCGGGTTCACCCGACCCGACCGGATGGCCCTGATGTTCTGCGGATCGACCAAGAGCCTCGCGAGCGGGCTGCCGATGGTGGCGGTGCTGTTCCCGGGGGCCACGGCGGCGCTGATCGTGCTGCCGCTCATGATCTACCACCAGTTCCAGCTCGTGGTGAGCTCGATCCTGGCCGAGCGACTCGGGCGAGCGGCGCCGGAGGAGCCGGTGGGCTGA
- a CDS encoding sugar phosphate isomerase/epimerase family protein — MSSPVRVSLSTSSVYPGSTASAFEAAARVGYDGVEVMVGTDEVSADIEAVTRLAEFHGVQVVSVHAPTLLLTQRVWGTEPWGKLHRAADMANAVGCDTIVVHPPFRWQREYAAEFVQGIADLEAEHGLTYAVENMYPWRTGRREFQAYAPDWDPVGQDYAHVTVDLSHSGTAKQDPVQMVRDLGDRLAHVHIADSMGSAKDEHMIPGRGSQPCAEFLAEVARSGYSGEVVVEINTRKALDTRTREDALIEALDFTRRHLEP, encoded by the coding sequence GTGTCCTCTCCCGTCCGTGTGTCGCTGTCGACGTCATCGGTGTACCCGGGTTCCACGGCCAGCGCCTTCGAGGCTGCTGCGCGGGTCGGCTACGACGGGGTCGAGGTCATGGTCGGCACCGACGAGGTCAGCGCCGACATCGAGGCGGTCACGCGGCTGGCGGAGTTCCACGGCGTCCAGGTCGTCTCGGTCCACGCGCCGACACTGCTCCTGACCCAGCGCGTCTGGGGCACCGAGCCGTGGGGCAAGCTCCATCGGGCCGCTGACATGGCGAACGCCGTCGGGTGCGACACGATCGTGGTGCACCCGCCGTTTCGGTGGCAGCGCGAGTACGCCGCCGAGTTCGTCCAGGGCATCGCCGACCTCGAGGCCGAGCACGGCCTCACCTACGCCGTCGAGAACATGTACCCCTGGCGCACGGGCCGCCGCGAGTTCCAGGCGTACGCCCCCGACTGGGACCCGGTCGGCCAGGACTACGCCCACGTCACGGTCGACCTGTCGCACAGCGGTACCGCCAAGCAGGACCCGGTCCAGATGGTCCGCGACCTGGGCGACCGGCTCGCGCACGTGCACATCGCCGACAGCATGGGCAGTGCCAAGGACGAGCACATGATCCCCGGCCGCGGCAGCCAGCCGTGTGCGGAGTTCCTCGCCGAGGTCGCCCGGTCGGGCTACTCCGGCGAGGTCGTGGTCGAGATCAACACGCGCAAGGCGCTCGACACCCGCACCCGCGAGGACGCGCTGATCGAGGCCCTGGACTTCACCCGCCGCCACCTGGAGCCGTGA
- the purU gene encoding formyltetrahydrofolate deformylase: MTSTIVLTLTCPDRAGLVFAVSRWIAESGGNILDSQQFTDTADGEFFLRVHFDHPETVAALRESFSPVAADLDMVFQLVAAERPTRTLVMVSREGHCLNDLLYRQSTGALPVEVPAVVSNHRDLEGLATAYGVPFHHVPSGDKAAAEATVLRLVAELDVELVVLARYMQILSDGLCRALSGRAINIHHSFLPSFKGARPYAQAHARGVKLIGATAHYVTADLDEGPIIDQEVQRVDHRMTPADLARVGRDVEARTLSRAVALHAESRVLLNGPRTVVFD; this comes from the coding sequence ATGACCTCCACGATCGTCCTGACCCTGACCTGCCCGGACCGCGCGGGCCTGGTCTTCGCTGTCTCCCGGTGGATCGCCGAGTCGGGCGGGAACATCCTCGACAGCCAGCAGTTCACCGACACTGCCGACGGGGAGTTCTTCCTCCGGGTCCACTTCGACCACCCGGAGACGGTCGCCGCGCTCCGGGAGTCGTTCTCGCCCGTCGCGGCCGACCTCGACATGGTCTTCCAGCTCGTCGCGGCCGAGCGCCCGACCCGCACGCTCGTGATGGTGTCGAGGGAGGGGCACTGCCTCAACGACCTGCTGTACCGGCAGAGCACGGGGGCGCTCCCCGTCGAGGTGCCGGCCGTCGTGTCGAACCACCGCGATCTCGAGGGTCTCGCGACCGCGTACGGCGTGCCGTTCCACCACGTGCCGTCCGGCGACAAGGCCGCCGCGGAGGCCACCGTCCTGCGCCTCGTGGCGGAGCTCGACGTCGAGCTCGTCGTGCTGGCGCGGTACATGCAGATCCTGAGCGACGGCCTGTGTCGAGCCCTCTCGGGGCGGGCGATCAACATCCACCACAGCTTCCTGCCCAGCTTCAAGGGCGCGCGCCCGTACGCCCAGGCGCATGCCCGCGGGGTCAAGCTGATCGGTGCGACCGCCCACTACGTCACCGCCGACCTCGACGAGGGGCCGATCATCGACCAGGAGGTGCAGCGCGTCGACCACCGGATGACGCCCGCCGACCTGGCCCGCGTGGGACGCGACGTGGAGGCCCGCACGCTCTCGCGCGCCGTGGCCCTGCACGCCGAGTCGCGCGTCCTGCTCAACGGCCCGCGGACGGTCGTCTTCGACTGA
- a CDS encoding Ppx/GppA phosphatase family protein, with product MRMGVLDIGSNTGHLLVVDAFRGGPPVAAYSYKEPLRLAEHLEHGAVTEDGVRRLVAFCQEAKRAAEDQGCSEVMAFATSAVREASNAEDVIAEVNASTGLDLQVLGGADEARLTFLAVRRWFGWSAGRMGVFDIGGGSLEIAAGADESPDVAYSLPLGAGRLTRDWIDAGCGVDDLRRHVRAEIAAGAGPILRAGAFDHAVATSKTFRSLARVCGAAPSGEGRFVRRSLAHADLLTLVDKLRELTVEEVADMPGVSADRAHQLLAGALVADATMSLFGLERLEVCPWALREGVLLERIDRL from the coding sequence ATGCGCATGGGCGTTCTCGACATCGGCTCGAACACGGGGCACCTCCTCGTGGTCGACGCCTTCCGTGGTGGCCCACCGGTCGCGGCCTACTCCTACAAGGAGCCGCTGCGACTGGCCGAGCACCTCGAGCACGGCGCGGTCACCGAGGACGGCGTCCGCCGGCTCGTCGCGTTCTGCCAGGAGGCCAAGCGCGCGGCCGAGGACCAGGGGTGCTCCGAGGTCATGGCGTTCGCCACCTCCGCGGTGCGTGAGGCGAGCAACGCCGAGGACGTCATCGCCGAGGTCAACGCCTCCACCGGACTCGACCTGCAGGTCCTGGGCGGCGCCGACGAGGCACGTCTGACCTTCCTGGCCGTGCGTCGCTGGTTCGGGTGGTCGGCCGGACGCATGGGCGTGTTCGACATCGGCGGAGGGTCCCTCGAGATCGCCGCCGGCGCCGACGAGAGCCCGGATGTGGCGTACTCGCTGCCGCTCGGCGCGGGTCGGCTCACGCGGGACTGGATCGACGCCGGTTGCGGGGTCGACGACCTGCGCCGCCACGTGCGTGCCGAGATCGCCGCGGGTGCCGGTCCGATCCTGCGCGCCGGAGCGTTCGACCACGCCGTCGCCACCAGCAAGACCTTCCGGTCGCTCGCCCGGGTCTGCGGCGCCGCCCCGTCGGGCGAGGGCCGTTTCGTGCGCCGGTCCCTGGCGCACGCCGACCTGCTGACGCTCGTCGACAAGCTGCGCGAGCTGACCGTCGAGGAGGTCGCCGATATGCCGGGCGTCTCGGCCGACCGCGCCCACCAGCTGCTCGCCGGGGCCCTCGTCGCCGACGCCACGATGAGCCTGTTCGGCCTCGAGCGGCTCGAGGTCTGTCCGTGGGCGCTGCGCGAGGGTGTGCTGCTCGAGCGCATCGACCGACTCTGA
- a CDS encoding VOC family protein — translation MHLDHVTFAVGPHGLDATTEKLGSALGSTFVDGGVHPRFGTRNRILPLRNRQYLEVVEVLDHPAADKLAFGQVVRARSEAGGGWLHWCLAVEQLAEVEERMGRHAVPGNRHRPDGFNLEWHQIGTSSMKADPQLPYVTRWDIAPEEHPSQAAPSDVELVQMEIAGDPQRVADWLGETVFDALESIKVDWAAPNGMPGILAVTFRTPHGDVRI, via the coding sequence ATGCATCTCGACCACGTGACGTTCGCCGTGGGGCCTCATGGGCTCGACGCCACGACGGAGAAGCTCGGTTCTGCGCTCGGCTCGACGTTCGTCGACGGAGGGGTCCATCCGCGCTTCGGCACGCGCAACCGGATCCTGCCGCTGCGCAATCGTCAGTACCTCGAGGTCGTGGAGGTGCTCGACCACCCGGCCGCCGACAAGCTGGCGTTCGGCCAGGTCGTGCGTGCCCGGTCCGAGGCCGGCGGCGGCTGGCTGCACTGGTGCCTCGCGGTCGAGCAGCTGGCCGAGGTCGAGGAGCGCATGGGTCGCCACGCGGTGCCCGGCAACCGTCACCGCCCCGACGGCTTCAACCTCGAGTGGCACCAGATCGGCACGAGCTCGATGAAGGCCGACCCGCAGCTCCCGTACGTGACCCGCTGGGACATCGCCCCCGAGGAGCACCCGTCGCAGGCGGCGCCCTCGGACGTCGAGCTGGTGCAGATGGAGATCGCCGGCGATCCGCAGCGCGTGGCCGACTGGCTCGGCGAGACGGTCTTCGACGCGCTCGAGTCGATCAAGGTCGACTGGGCCGCCCCCAACGGCATGCCCGGCATCCTCGCCGTCACATTCCGCACCCCCCACGGCGACGTCCGCATCTGA
- a CDS encoding FMN-binding glutamate synthase family protein gives MKRALVVGLVLLAGAATVYLGATTDAWFLDAVGVVVVLLGLVGVHDLVQTRHSITRNYPIVGHLRFLLEHIRPEIQQYFVETNTAGTPFDRETRDLVYDRAKGNHGEEPFGTERDVNAVGYEFVAHSMRARPKPDSAQPRVRLGGPHCARPYDIALLNVSAMSFGSLSGNAIEALNAGAALGGFAHDTGEGSISRHHTAHGGDLVMEVASGYFGCRTPEGRFDDEAFAARAELDQVKAISIKISQGAKPGLGGLLPGSKVNAEVAEARGVPIGTTVVSPPTHPEFSTPLGLVDFIDRLRGLSGGKPVGFKICIGSRREFLAICKAMLERGSAPDFIIVDGSEGGTGAGPVEFEDHVGMPLTEALMFVHNALVGVGLRPQVKIGASGKVATGIDIVKRICQGADFTMSARAMMFAIGCIQAQTCHTNTCPVGVATQDASRARALVVDDKMHRVFQYQEKTVNSARQIVASMGLDSFDQLSPRKLFRRIDPQVTTTYQELFAWLEPGELLTAPPEAWERDWREAVASSFEAASDLDPSERRPAMSRGDD, from the coding sequence GTGAAGCGCGCGCTGGTGGTGGGTCTCGTCCTCCTCGCGGGCGCCGCGACCGTGTACCTCGGGGCGACGACCGACGCCTGGTTCCTCGACGCCGTCGGGGTCGTCGTCGTCCTTCTCGGTCTCGTGGGCGTGCACGACCTGGTGCAGACCCGGCACAGCATCACGCGCAACTATCCGATCGTGGGCCACCTGCGCTTCCTGCTGGAGCACATCCGTCCCGAGATCCAGCAGTACTTCGTCGAGACCAACACGGCGGGCACGCCGTTCGACCGGGAGACGCGCGACCTCGTGTACGACCGTGCCAAGGGCAACCACGGCGAGGAGCCGTTCGGCACGGAGCGCGACGTCAACGCGGTGGGCTACGAGTTCGTGGCCCACTCGATGCGCGCGCGCCCGAAGCCCGACTCGGCCCAGCCGCGGGTGCGTCTCGGCGGCCCGCACTGCGCCCGCCCCTACGACATCGCCCTGCTCAACGTCTCGGCCATGAGCTTCGGCTCGCTCTCGGGCAATGCGATCGAGGCCCTCAACGCGGGCGCGGCGCTCGGCGGCTTCGCGCACGACACCGGCGAGGGATCGATCTCCCGCCACCACACTGCGCACGGCGGAGACCTCGTGATGGAGGTCGCGTCGGGCTACTTCGGCTGCCGCACGCCCGAGGGGCGCTTCGACGACGAGGCGTTCGCCGCCCGGGCGGAGCTGGACCAGGTCAAGGCGATCAGCATCAAGATCTCCCAGGGGGCCAAGCCGGGGCTGGGCGGACTGCTCCCGGGGTCGAAGGTCAACGCCGAGGTCGCCGAGGCGCGGGGCGTGCCGATCGGCACCACGGTCGTCTCACCGCCCACGCACCCCGAGTTCTCGACGCCGCTGGGCCTGGTCGACTTCATCGACCGGCTCCGAGGCCTCAGCGGCGGCAAGCCCGTGGGCTTCAAGATCTGTATCGGCTCGCGCCGGGAGTTCCTCGCGATCTGCAAGGCGATGCTGGAGCGGGGGAGCGCCCCGGACTTCATCATCGTCGACGGATCCGAGGGCGGAACCGGCGCCGGTCCGGTCGAGTTCGAGGACCACGTCGGCATGCCGCTCACCGAGGCACTGATGTTCGTCCACAACGCCTTGGTCGGCGTGGGCCTGCGGCCTCAGGTCAAGATCGGGGCGAGCGGCAAGGTCGCGACGGGCATCGACATCGTCAAGCGCATCTGCCAGGGCGCCGACTTCACGATGTCGGCACGGGCCATGATGTTCGCGATCGGGTGCATCCAGGCGCAGACGTGCCACACCAACACGTGCCCCGTGGGCGTCGCGACGCAGGACGCCTCGCGGGCGCGGGCCCTGGTCGTGGACGACAAGATGCATCGGGTGTTCCAGTACCAGGAGAAGACCGTCAACTCGGCGCGCCAGATCGTCGCCTCGATGGGCCTGGACAGCTTCGACCAGCTCAGCCCGCGCAAGCTCTTCCGACGGATCGACCCGCAGGTCACCACGACCTACCAGGAGCTCTTCGCGTGGCTCGAGCCCGGCGAGCTGCTCACGGCGCCGCCCGAGGCGTGGGAGCGCGACTGGCGCGAGGCCGTGGCGAGCTCCTTCGAGGCCGCCAGCGATCTCGACCCCTCCGAGCGACGTCCGGCCATGAGCCGCGGCGACGACTGA
- the radA gene encoding DNA repair protein RadA, whose product MATSKAAKAARPTYRCTECGWTATKWVGRCGECQAWGTVDVAGSDRSAGRTAPAAVSRPAVPIGEVRSEDARSVTSGIPELDRVLGGGVVPGAVLLMAGEPGVGKSTLLLEAAACWARAGRRVLYVSGEESAAQVRLRAERTGAITDELYLAAETDLGALLTHVDQVKPSLLIVDSVQTIGSTDVEGVPGGVTQVREVAAAVIGRAKTDHIATLLVGHVTKDGSVAGPRVLEHLVDVVLQFEGDRTSRLRLLRAVKNRFGPVDEIGCFDLTGTGIVEVPDPTGLFVSRHEQPVAGTCVTVTMEGRRPLLAEVQSLTVPATAGGNPRRTSSGLDGSRVAMILAVLTKHCGLQVQQSDVYTASVGGARLTEPSVDLATAIALASAVRDKPCPSDLVAIGEVGLAGEVRPVHELAPRLREAARIGFKRAIVPAGSDLSGLDGVITVAAVGDVATAIRAALS is encoded by the coding sequence ATGGCGACCTCCAAGGCGGCGAAGGCGGCCCGCCCCACCTACCGCTGCACCGAGTGCGGCTGGACCGCCACCAAGTGGGTCGGCCGGTGCGGCGAGTGCCAGGCCTGGGGCACCGTCGACGTCGCCGGCAGCGACCGTTCCGCCGGGCGCACGGCGCCGGCCGCGGTCAGCCGACCCGCCGTGCCGATCGGCGAGGTCCGCTCCGAGGACGCCCGTTCCGTCACCTCTGGCATCCCCGAGCTCGACCGCGTCCTCGGCGGGGGCGTCGTGCCGGGTGCCGTGCTTCTCATGGCCGGCGAGCCCGGCGTCGGCAAGTCCACGCTCCTGCTCGAGGCCGCCGCCTGCTGGGCGCGTGCCGGCCGCCGCGTGCTCTACGTGTCCGGCGAGGAGTCGGCCGCCCAGGTCCGGCTCCGGGCCGAGCGCACGGGTGCCATCACCGACGAGCTGTACCTCGCTGCCGAGACCGACCTCGGTGCGCTGCTCACCCACGTCGACCAGGTCAAGCCCAGCCTGCTCATCGTCGACTCGGTGCAGACGATCGGCTCGACCGACGTCGAGGGTGTCCCCGGGGGCGTCACGCAGGTCCGCGAGGTGGCCGCCGCCGTCATCGGCCGCGCCAAGACCGACCACATCGCCACGCTGCTGGTCGGCCACGTCACGAAGGACGGCTCGGTCGCCGGGCCACGCGTGCTCGAGCACCTCGTCGACGTCGTCCTGCAGTTCGAGGGCGACCGCACCTCCCGGCTCCGGCTCCTGCGAGCCGTCAAAAATCGCTTCGGCCCGGTCGACGAGATCGGCTGCTTCGACCTCACCGGCACGGGCATCGTCGAGGTGCCCGACCCCACCGGGCTGTTCGTCTCGCGGCACGAGCAGCCGGTCGCCGGCACGTGCGTCACGGTCACGATGGAGGGCCGGAGGCCCCTGCTGGCCGAGGTCCAGTCACTCACGGTGCCCGCCACGGCCGGCGGCAACCCCCGCCGCACGTCCAGCGGTCTCGACGGCTCGCGCGTCGCCATGATCCTGGCCGTGCTCACCAAGCACTGCGGCCTGCAGGTGCAGCAGTCCGACGTCTACACCGCATCGGTCGGCGGGGCGCGACTCACCGAGCCGTCGGTCGACCTCGCCACCGCGATCGCCCTCGCGTCGGCCGTCCGCGACAAGCCCTGCCCGTCCGATCTCGTCGCGATCGGCGAGGTCGGCCTCGCCGGTGAGGTCCGACCGGTCCACGAGCTCGCGCCACGCCTGCGCGAGGCCGCCCGCATCGGCTTCAAGCGGGCGATCGTGCCGGCCGGCAGCGATCTCTCGGGCCTCGACGGCGTCATCACCGTCGCAGCGGTCGGCGACGTCGCCACCGCGATCCGCGCCGCCCTCTCCTGA